A DNA window from Hydractinia symbiolongicarpus strain clone_291-10 chromosome 6, HSymV2.1, whole genome shotgun sequence contains the following coding sequences:
- the LOC130647090 gene encoding vesicle transport through interaction with t-SNAREs homolog 1A-like encodes MLLKNIAVSVNSNLVTVMGDLFADYENDFAVLSADIVAKTNKTPNVHGEEKRILINEVEQKFDDAQELLEQMDLEVRGMSGETKAKFGTKLKSYKDEIRNLEINFKKAKIALTDYEHARSELLSGEDGAHSEDQRSRLLENNERLERTNRRLDEGYKVCIETEEIGEEILTNLGRDRETMTKTRDRLRNTNADLTKSSRILTTMMKRVVQNRILLFFVCLCIISVICVVIYYAAKKNP; translated from the exons ATGTTATTGAAAAATATAGCTGTATCTGTAAATTCCAATTTAGTCACTGTCATGGGTGACCTATTTGCTGATTATGAAAATGACTTTGCAGTATTGAGTGCAGATATTGTCGCCAAGACAAATAAGACACCCAATGTGCATGGTG aagaGAAGAGAATCTTAATAAACGAGGTTGAACAAAAGTTTGATGATGCACAAGAATTG TTGGAACAAATGGATCTTGAGGTTCGAGGTATGTCTGGTGAGACGAAAGCTAAATTTGGAACGAAGCTCAAATCTTATAAAGACGAAATCAGAAACTTGGAGATAAACTTT AAAAAAGCAAAGATTGCTTTGACAGACTATGAGCATGCACGTAGTGAATTACTGAGTGGTGAAGATGGGGCACATTCTGAAGACCAG AGGTCAAGACTGTTGGAAAATAATGAGCGACTCGAAAGAACAAACAGACGTTTAGATGAAGGATACAAAGTTTGTATCGAGACAG AGGAGATTGGTGAGGAGATTTTAACAAATTTGGGAAGAGATCGAGAAACGATGACGAAAACGAGGGATCGA CTTCGAAATACCAACGCAGATCTTACAAAAAGTTCTCGTATACTCACGACAATGATGAAAAG ggtTGTTCAAAACCGCATCTTGCTCTTCTTCGTCTGTCTATGTATAATATCCGTTATCTGTGTCGTTATTTATTACGCTGCTAAAAAGAATCCATGA